Proteins encoded within one genomic window of Prauserella marina:
- the smc gene encoding chromosome segregation protein SMC produces MHLKSLTLKGFKSFASATTLRFEPGITCVVGPNGSGKSNVLDALRWVMGTQGAKDLRGGKMEDVIFAGTAGRAPLGRAEVTLTIDNADGALPIDYTEVSITRRMFRDGASEYEINGSSCRLLDIQELLSDSGIGREMHVIVGQGQLAEILQSKPEERRAFIEEAAGVLKHRKRKEKAVRKLTAMQANLDRLNDLTAELRRQLKPLGRQAEIARKAQVVQSELRDARLRLLGDDLVTQRADIAKEEADENAARARRAEVEQALEFVTSEETELESSLAEDAPLLAAAQDTWYKLSALAERLRGTVRLAVERQRHLSADVETGGSGRDPEELLAEAESAAEREEELAEAVTEARALLSDTIERREHLEQAVQAAERAHLAAVRAIADRREGIAKLTGQVEALRSKNGATADEIDRLSTGIDEATVRAETAAEELEQARAEGGVEESDDAGLRERHDRAVEANNAAKARVEELSKAERAAERDIASEKARVDALSMGLKRKDGAGALLGATDDLPGLLGSVAALLTVDAGYEVALAAALGPVADAVAVAAGADALAALRYLKANESGRAGLLLGGLSSTVDSANWPSLPHGARWAREVVNSPESLRPAVEKALDKVAVVADLEAARELVSAQPGVTAVTSEGDVFGGHWAAGGSARDESVIEVQAAVDEAQDRLGAAERSLQRTTAELEGARAAQQDRRTEVGEAKEALNEAKVRKARSSERLSSLEHAARSAMSEVERLRGQRAKVEQSRDDVLAKLAELEERLAAVSDQPVDDDPDTTERDEAAETLSAVRQEEVDARLALRTAEERARGIAGKAEALRRAAEAERQARERAEKARVARARGAEIAAAVVNGGELALDRIENSLQRAASERDAAQARREHRETALTQIRGRVRELTGELEKLTDVVHRDEVQRAEQRLRLEQLEVKITEEFGIGLDDLVAEYGPEVPVPPGQGELAEYEAAKERGETVMAPQPIPYDRATQARRAKRAEKDLSLLGKVNPLALEEFAALEERYKFLSTQLEDLKATRKDLLTVIKEVDDKILEVFESAYHDVAREFEIVFSVLFPGGEGKMILTEPGDMLTTGVDVEARPPGKKVKRLSLLSGGEKSLVAVAMLVAIFRARPSPFYVMDEVEAALDDTNMRRLIGLMEQLRASSQLIIITHQKPTMEIADALYGVSMQGDGITKVISQRLRTEAEAERLRTPKVPADPEAPAVPEVPEVSADPEGVPEPEAPEMSAVAEVPESESAGSAEAPGSAELTGPDASEPDAPDAPESVTAPETPGAPEPRE; encoded by the coding sequence GTGCACCTGAAAAGCTTGACGCTCAAAGGCTTCAAGTCCTTCGCGTCGGCGACGACCCTGCGATTCGAGCCGGGCATCACGTGTGTCGTCGGCCCGAACGGCTCCGGCAAGTCGAACGTGCTCGACGCGCTGCGGTGGGTGATGGGCACCCAGGGCGCCAAGGACCTGCGCGGCGGCAAGATGGAAGACGTCATCTTCGCCGGCACCGCCGGCAGGGCGCCGCTCGGCAGGGCCGAGGTCACCCTGACCATCGACAACGCGGACGGCGCGCTGCCCATCGACTACACCGAGGTCTCGATCACCCGGCGCATGTTCCGCGACGGCGCCAGCGAATACGAGATAAACGGAAGCTCGTGCAGGCTGCTCGACATCCAGGAACTGCTGTCCGACTCCGGTATCGGCCGCGAGATGCACGTCATCGTCGGTCAGGGACAGCTCGCCGAAATCCTCCAGTCGAAGCCCGAGGAGCGGCGCGCCTTCATCGAGGAAGCGGCCGGTGTCCTCAAACACCGCAAGCGCAAGGAAAAAGCGGTCCGCAAGCTCACCGCGATGCAGGCCAACCTCGACCGCCTCAACGACCTCACCGCCGAATTGCGGCGCCAGCTCAAGCCGCTCGGCAGGCAGGCGGAGATCGCGCGCAAGGCGCAGGTCGTGCAATCCGAGCTCAGGGACGCGCGACTCCGGCTGCTCGGCGACGACCTGGTCACCCAGCGAGCCGACATCGCCAAGGAAGAGGCCGACGAGAACGCCGCTCGTGCCCGCCGTGCCGAGGTCGAGCAGGCGCTGGAATTCGTCACCTCGGAGGAGACCGAGCTGGAAAGCTCGCTCGCCGAGGACGCGCCGCTGCTGGCCGCCGCGCAGGACACCTGGTACAAGCTTTCCGCGCTGGCCGAGCGGCTGCGCGGCACCGTGCGGCTGGCCGTCGAACGGCAGCGGCACCTTTCGGCGGACGTCGAGACCGGCGGCTCCGGCAGGGACCCCGAGGAACTGCTGGCCGAGGCCGAAAGCGCCGCCGAACGCGAGGAGGAGCTCGCGGAGGCGGTCACCGAGGCCCGCGCCCTGCTGTCGGACACCATCGAGCGCCGCGAACATCTCGAACAGGCCGTGCAGGCTGCCGAACGCGCACACCTCGCCGCCGTCAGGGCGATCGCGGACCGCAGGGAGGGCATCGCCAAACTGACCGGCCAGGTCGAAGCCCTTCGCAGCAAGAACGGTGCGACCGCCGACGAGATCGACCGGCTCAGCACCGGTATCGACGAGGCGACCGTCCGCGCGGAAACCGCCGCGGAAGAACTCGAACAGGCACGAGCCGAAGGCGGAGTCGAGGAATCCGACGACGCGGGACTGCGCGAACGGCACGACCGCGCCGTCGAGGCCAACAACGCGGCCAAGGCAAGGGTCGAGGAGCTCAGCAAAGCCGAACGGGCCGCGGAGCGTGACATCGCCTCGGAAAAGGCGCGAGTCGACGCGCTGTCCATGGGCCTCAAGCGCAAGGACGGCGCGGGCGCGCTGCTCGGCGCCACCGACGACCTGCCTGGACTATTGGGTTCGGTCGCCGCGCTGCTCACCGTCGACGCGGGATACGAGGTCGCACTCGCCGCCGCGCTCGGTCCCGTGGCCGACGCCGTGGCGGTCGCGGCCGGAGCCGACGCGCTCGCCGCGCTGCGCTACCTGAAAGCCAACGAGTCGGGAAGGGCCGGTCTCCTGCTCGGCGGCTTGTCGTCCACTGTGGATAGTGCGAACTGGCCATCGTTGCCGCACGGGGCCAGGTGGGCTCGCGAGGTCGTCAACTCGCCCGAATCACTGCGGCCCGCCGTCGAGAAGGCACTCGACAAGGTCGCCGTCGTCGCCGACCTCGAAGCGGCCCGTGAACTCGTTTCCGCGCAACCCGGAGTCACCGCCGTCACCAGCGAGGGCGACGTCTTCGGCGGACATTGGGCGGCGGGCGGATCGGCAAGGGACGAAAGCGTCATCGAGGTCCAGGCCGCCGTCGACGAGGCACAGGACCGGCTCGGCGCCGCCGAGCGCAGCCTCCAGCGCACCACGGCCGAACTCGAAGGCGCCCGCGCCGCGCAGCAGGACCGCAGGACCGAGGTCGGCGAGGCCAAGGAAGCGCTCAACGAAGCCAAAGTACGCAAAGCCCGGTCTTCCGAACGTCTCTCCAGCCTTGAGCACGCCGCGCGTTCGGCGATGTCGGAGGTCGAGCGGTTGCGCGGGCAGCGCGCGAAGGTCGAGCAGAGCAGGGACGACGTCCTCGCCAAACTGGCCGAACTCGAAGAACGTCTCGCCGCGGTGTCGGATCAGCCGGTCGACGACGACCCCGACACCACCGAACGCGACGAGGCAGCGGAAACGCTGTCGGCCGTCCGGCAGGAAGAGGTCGACGCACGACTTGCCCTGCGCACCGCCGAAGAGCGGGCGCGCGGAATCGCGGGCAAGGCCGAGGCATTGCGCCGCGCGGCGGAAGCCGAGCGGCAGGCACGGGAACGTGCCGAAAAGGCGCGGGTCGCAAGGGCGAGGGGAGCGGAGATCGCCGCGGCCGTCGTCAACGGCGGCGAACTGGCGCTCGACCGCATCGAGAACTCGCTCCAGCGGGCGGCGAGCGAGCGGGACGCCGCGCAGGCACGGCGCGAACACCGCGAGACCGCGCTCACCCAGATTCGCGGAAGGGTTCGCGAACTCACCGGGGAACTGGAAAAGCTCACCGACGTCGTCCATCGCGACGAGGTGCAGCGTGCCGAGCAGCGGCTCCGGCTGGAACAGCTCGAAGTCAAGATCACCGAGGAGTTCGGCATCGGCCTCGACGACCTCGTCGCCGAGTACGGCCCCGAGGTGCCCGTTCCTCCCGGTCAGGGCGAACTCGCCGAATACGAGGCCGCCAAGGAACGCGGCGAGACCGTCATGGCGCCGCAGCCCATCCCCTACGACAGGGCGACCCAGGCTCGCAGGGCCAAGCGCGCGGAGAAGGACCTCTCGCTGCTCGGCAAGGTGAACCCGCTAGCGCTGGAGGAGTTCGCGGCGCTGGAAGAACGCTACAAGTTCCTGTCGACCCAGCTCGAAGACCTCAAGGCGACCAGAAAAGACCTGCTCACCGTCATCAAAGAGGTCGACGACAAGATCCTGGAGGTGTTCGAGAGCGCCTACCACGACGTGGCGCGCGAGTTCGAGATCGTGTTCTCGGTGCTGTTCCCCGGTGGCGAGGGCAAGATGATCCTCACCGAGCCGGGCGACATGCTCACCACCGGCGTCGACGTCGAGGCAAGGCCACCCGGCAAGAAGGTCAAGCGGCTCTCCCTGCTGTCCGGTGGGGAGAAGTCGCTAGTCGCCGTTGCCATGCTGGTGGCCATCTTCCGGGCGCGGCCCTCGCCGTTCTACGTGATGGACGAGGTCGAGGCCGCGCTCGACGACACCAACATGCGCAGGCTCATCGGCTTGATGGAACAACTCCGGGCCAGCTCACAGCTCATCATCATCACGCACCAGAAGCCGACGATGGAGATCGCCGACGCGCTGTACGGCGTGAGCATGCAGGGCGACGGCATCACGAAGGTCATCTCGCAGCGGCTGCGCACCGAGGCCGAAGCCGAGCGGTTGCGAACGCCGAAGGTGCCCGCGGACCCCGAGGCGCCTGCGGTGCCCGAGGTGCCCGAGGTGTCCGCGGACCCCGAGGGGGTGCCGGAGCCAGAGGCGCCCGAGATGTCCGCGGTGGCGGAGGTCCCGGAGTCGGAGTCTGCGGGTTCGGCGGAGGCGCCTGGTTCGGCTGAGTTGACGGGGCCGGACGCGTCCGAGCCGGATGCCCCGGATGCCCCGGAGTCGGTTACGGCACCAGAGACGCCTGGTGCGCCGGAGCCGCGCGAGTAG
- a CDS encoding DUF3239 domain-containing protein: MTEDGWPAGDPRRYFDAPIDPAHLKESSPNIYRRVMWFAIGIVVGGGLTALGVWASIDGRWWSVLLGVIAIIVGLGLLVRGVLSGSASKPFRGGQLVPGLVVEQADAAVQILVLGDTSRDPAASPAFAYRLVTFTARENTTFVPGQWVPCVMHGFVAPAWSPRWWSFEASPVTWATPDAEILDRANKAVPQAEWEQLLGGVDKVAEIRRRWTRLGRIDYEDLHESLRRPPTRLGVPVEWQADGRARFVGSVAAGVAG, encoded by the coding sequence ATGACTGAGGACGGCTGGCCCGCGGGCGACCCGCGACGCTACTTCGACGCCCCGATCGATCCCGCCCACCTCAAGGAAAGCAGTCCGAACATCTACCGGCGGGTCATGTGGTTCGCCATCGGGATCGTCGTCGGCGGCGGGCTCACCGCACTGGGCGTGTGGGCGAGCATCGACGGCAGGTGGTGGTCGGTGCTGCTCGGCGTCATCGCCATCATCGTCGGCCTCGGCCTGCTGGTCAGGGGCGTGCTCTCGGGCAGCGCGAGTAAACCGTTTCGCGGCGGTCAGCTCGTCCCCGGCCTCGTGGTCGAGCAGGCCGACGCGGCCGTCCAGATCCTCGTGCTCGGCGACACCTCGCGCGATCCCGCCGCCTCGCCCGCGTTCGCCTACCGGCTGGTGACCTTCACCGCGAGGGAGAACACGACCTTCGTACCGGGGCAGTGGGTGCCGTGCGTGATGCACGGCTTCGTCGCGCCAGCATGGAGCCCGCGCTGGTGGAGCTTCGAAGCCTCACCGGTGACCTGGGCGACCCCCGACGCCGAGATACTCGACAGGGCGAACAAGGCCGTCCCGCAAGCCGAGTGGGAGCAACTGCTCGGCGGCGTCGACAAGGTCGCCGAGATCCGCCGACGGTGGACCCGCCTCGGCCGGATCGACTACGAGGACCTGCACGAATCGCTGCGAAGGCCGCCGACCCGGCTCGGTGTTCCCGTCGAATGGCAGGCCGACGGCAGGGCCAGGTTCGTCGGTTCGGTCGCGGCAGGCGTGGCGGGCTGA
- a CDS encoding maleylpyruvate isomerase N-terminal domain-containing protein has product MKPEALTATTEFCTAFLGEHLSADWSATAPDMEWPARSIVAHIGNTLLWYAFDFTAGDAELSTTDTTVRADGEPGQLVRTVTTAAALLGAAVTVADPSARGWHPYGLADASGFVAMGCDELLIHTEDVARGLGVPFTPPDDLAEPVLRRLFPWAPSDAESWPALRWANGRTALPGRERLTRWWWHCAPLSEWDGTTSPM; this is encoded by the coding sequence ATGAAGCCGGAAGCACTGACCGCGACCACGGAGTTCTGCACCGCGTTCCTCGGTGAGCATCTTTCGGCCGACTGGTCGGCGACGGCGCCTGACATGGAATGGCCGGCGCGCTCGATCGTCGCGCACATCGGCAACACCCTGCTGTGGTACGCGTTCGACTTCACGGCAGGCGATGCCGAACTGTCCACAACGGATACCACGGTGCGTGCCGACGGTGAGCCCGGACAGCTGGTACGCACCGTGACGACGGCGGCGGCGCTGCTCGGCGCAGCCGTCACGGTCGCGGACCCCTCGGCAAGGGGGTGGCATCCGTACGGTCTCGCCGACGCGTCGGGGTTCGTCGCGATGGGCTGCGACGAACTACTGATCCACACCGAGGACGTCGCCCGCGGTCTCGGCGTGCCGTTCACGCCGCCTGACGACCTCGCCGAGCCGGTGCTACGCAGGCTCTTCCCGTGGGCACCCTCGGACGCCGAGTCATGGCCCGCGCTGCGCTGGGCCAACGGGCGGACGGCTCTGCCCGGCCGCGAACGCCTGACCAGGTGGTGGTGGCACTGCGCGCCACTGTCCGAATGGGACGGAACGACGTCTCCGATGTAG
- a CDS encoding sodium:solute symporter: MRAFDLAIVAVFLVGTPLLGIWLGGKQRSSTDYFVGSRNIPWWAVTFSVVATETSTLTVISVPTVAYLGNITYLQLAVGYLIGRVIVAFVLLPRYYAGNLVSAYGFLGKRFGNGMQGTASVTFLLTRLLADGVRLFATAIPVKVMFGAFGLDLPYWFIVAAIALISVIYTYLGGIRAVVWVDVIQMGIYILGAIAAVFVLAGKLPEGWLSNAADEGKFQFFDFTSNVVTNQYAFFTAVICGALFAMASHGADQLMVQRLLACRTVKDSQKAVIASGFVVFIQFALFLFIGTMLWSFFNGASPESMGMSTGDELFPTFIVEQLPPGLSGLLVAGILAAAMSTISSSLNSLSTSTISDIYQRFTKRTLSDESILKQAKLWTLIWAGVFVIFASLFTSTDQPVVELGLTIQSYTYGALLGAFLLGILVKRARQGDGIIAFLCTIAVSAVFALFIRFTEDGEQVPLAFPLFVPLGVAVTLIVGGLLSLRHPKPDPENADPRAAGSSMK; this comes from the coding sequence ATGCGCGCATTCGACCTCGCCATCGTCGCCGTCTTCCTGGTGGGAACGCCACTGCTGGGGATATGGCTCGGCGGCAAGCAGCGATCGTCGACCGACTATTTCGTCGGCAGCAGGAACATCCCGTGGTGGGCGGTCACGTTCTCGGTCGTGGCCACCGAGACGTCGACGCTCACCGTCATCAGCGTTCCCACCGTCGCCTACCTCGGTAACATCACCTATTTGCAGCTCGCGGTCGGCTACCTCATCGGCCGCGTGATCGTCGCGTTCGTGCTGCTTCCCCGCTACTACGCGGGAAACCTGGTGAGCGCCTACGGATTCCTCGGCAAGAGATTCGGAAACGGCATGCAGGGAACGGCTTCGGTGACGTTCCTGCTCACCCGGCTGCTCGCCGACGGCGTCCGGCTGTTCGCCACGGCCATCCCGGTCAAGGTCATGTTCGGCGCGTTCGGCCTCGACCTGCCCTACTGGTTCATCGTCGCGGCGATCGCCCTGATCTCCGTCATCTACACGTATCTCGGTGGCATCCGCGCCGTCGTGTGGGTCGACGTGATCCAGATGGGCATCTACATTCTCGGCGCCATTGCCGCCGTCTTCGTGCTCGCGGGGAAGCTGCCGGAGGGCTGGCTGTCGAACGCGGCGGACGAAGGCAAGTTCCAGTTCTTCGACTTCACGTCCAACGTCGTGACCAACCAGTACGCGTTCTTCACCGCCGTGATCTGCGGCGCGCTGTTCGCGATGGCCTCGCACGGTGCCGACCAGCTCATGGTTCAGCGGCTGCTGGCCTGCCGGACCGTCAAGGACAGTCAGAAGGCCGTGATCGCCAGCGGTTTCGTCGTATTCATCCAGTTCGCGCTCTTCCTGTTCATCGGAACGATGCTGTGGTCGTTCTTCAACGGAGCCTCCCCCGAGTCGATGGGCATGAGCACCGGCGACGAGCTGTTCCCCACCTTCATCGTCGAGCAGTTGCCACCCGGCCTTTCCGGACTGCTCGTCGCGGGAATTCTCGCGGCGGCCATGAGCACGATCTCCTCGTCGCTCAACTCGCTGTCCACATCGACCATCAGCGACATCTACCAGCGCTTCACCAAGCGCACCCTTTCCGACGAGTCGATTCTCAAGCAGGCCAAGCTGTGGACACTCATCTGGGCAGGCGTCTTCGTGATCTTCGCGTCGCTGTTCACCAGCACCGACCAGCCGGTCGTCGAACTCGGGCTGACCATCCAGTCCTACACCTACGGTGCGCTGCTCGGCGCGTTCCTGCTCGGGATCCTCGTCAAGCGGGCAAGGCAGGGTGACGGGATCATCGCTTTCCTGTGCACCATCGCGGTTTCGGCGGTGTTCGCGCTGTTCATCAGGTTCACCGAAGACGGGGAGCAGGTTCCGCTCGCCTTCCCGCTCTTCGTTCCGCTCGGTGTCGCGGTGACCCTGATCGTGGGCGGGCTACTCTCCTTGCGGCATCCCAAGCCCGACCCGGAGAACGCCGACCCGAGAGCGGCAGGAAGCAGCATGAAATGA
- a CDS encoding anhydro-N-acetylmuramic acid kinase has product MADSSGSLRVVGLISGTSVDGVDVAVADLRAEGGENRELRLTPLGHGEVPYPPALRDDLLAALPPGACTAERLTKLDTGVGQAFAEAALLGIEDHAGGHADLIASLGQTLYHWVEDGTALGTLQLGEPAWIAERTGLPVVSGFRTRDVAAGGHGAPLASTLDALWLRPEPGGAPRGALNIGGIANLTVVHGDGTVFAYDTGPGNALLDAAVTTLTGGRLHSDVDGALAARGTVHPGLLDRLLADPYYERLPPKSTGKEHFNAAYLDEAVAAFAPVPAEDLLATLTELTAATIASACANHGVRAVVASGGGLRNPALVRALRARITVVASDEHGLPSDAKEAYLTALLGWLTWHGLPGNVPGATGAGGPRPLGSITPGRAPLVLPGRPPAAPRRLRVASPSESR; this is encoded by the coding sequence GTGGCGGATTCCAGCGGAAGCCTGCGAGTCGTCGGGCTCATCTCCGGTACCTCCGTCGACGGCGTCGACGTCGCCGTCGCGGACCTGCGAGCCGAGGGCGGTGAAAACCGGGAACTCCGGCTGACCCCGCTCGGCCACGGTGAGGTGCCCTATCCGCCCGCGCTGCGGGACGACCTGCTCGCGGCGCTGCCACCCGGCGCGTGCACCGCCGAGCGGCTCACCAAGCTCGACACGGGAGTCGGGCAGGCGTTCGCGGAAGCCGCCCTGCTCGGCATCGAGGACCACGCCGGCGGGCACGCCGACCTGATCGCGTCGCTTGGCCAGACGCTGTACCACTGGGTGGAGGACGGCACGGCGCTCGGCACTCTCCAGCTCGGCGAGCCCGCCTGGATCGCCGAGCGCACCGGGCTGCCGGTCGTCTCCGGCTTTCGGACCCGCGACGTCGCGGCAGGCGGTCACGGCGCGCCGCTCGCGAGCACCCTCGACGCGCTGTGGCTGCGGCCCGAGCCCGGCGGAGCACCGCGAGGGGCGCTCAACATCGGCGGCATCGCCAACCTGACCGTCGTGCATGGCGACGGCACCGTGTTCGCCTACGACACCGGCCCTGGCAACGCCCTGCTCGACGCGGCGGTCACCACCCTCACCGGAGGGCGCTTGCACAGCGACGTCGACGGAGCGCTCGCCGCACGCGGCACGGTGCACCCCGGGCTGCTGGACCGCCTGCTCGCCGACCCCTACTACGAACGGTTGCCACCCAAGTCGACGGGGAAGGAACACTTCAACGCCGCTTACCTCGACGAAGCCGTCGCCGCGTTCGCGCCGGTCCCCGCCGAGGACCTGCTCGCCACCCTCACCGAACTCACCGCGGCGACGATCGCGTCCGCCTGCGCGAACCACGGCGTGCGCGCCGTCGTCGCCTCCGGCGGAGGACTGCGCAATCCCGCGCTCGTACGCGCGCTCCGCGCCCGGATCACCGTCGTCGCGAGCGACGAACACGGCCTGCCCTCCGACGCCAAAGAGGCATACCTCACCGCGCTGCTCGGCTGGCTCACCTGGCACGGCCTGCCAGGCAACGTGCCCGGCGCGACCGGAGCGGGAGGACCACGGCCGCTCGGCAGCATCACTCCAGGAAGGGCACCACTCGTGCTTCCCGGACGACCACCGGCCGCACCCCGGCGGCTACGGGTAGCCAGCCCCTCCGAGTCACGGTAG
- the ftsY gene encoding signal recognition particle-docking protein FtsY yields the protein MSSSTWIWIIVVAAVVVLVAVVASLAVARKRKISLEKEPEEKPKGGTYQAGGGFTFAEGGTKAPEHPVAERTETDGEPGVGDDAAVPRDAPRRGIVDVGLPDQHTSTEAGQVAEAEAEAEAAEAEVAEAAKTEEPAAPEAPEAPEPEPAATAPEVEEVAPAAGRMERLRGRLSKSRSALGQGLLGLLGAGDLDEDSWQDVEDTLLLADLGAATTTEIVERLRTEMATRAVRTSADARALLREVLIDTLGADTDRAVRALPHTGPEGRKQPAVVLVAGVNGTGKTTTTGKLARVLVAQGRQVLLGAADTFRAAAAEQLQTWSERVGAEVVRGKEGADPASVAFDAVKRGIDSGVDAVLVDTAGRLHTKTGLMDELGKVKRVVEKQAEVDEVLLVLDATTGQNGLAQARVFSEVVDVTGIALTKLDGTAKGGIVFQVQRELGVPVKLVGLGEGPDDLAPFEPSAFVDALLD from the coding sequence GTGTCGAGCAGCACCTGGATCTGGATCATCGTCGTCGCGGCTGTCGTCGTCCTCGTCGCGGTCGTCGCGTCGCTGGCCGTAGCCCGCAAGCGCAAGATCAGCCTGGAGAAGGAGCCCGAGGAGAAACCGAAGGGCGGTACCTACCAGGCCGGAGGTGGTTTCACCTTCGCGGAGGGCGGGACCAAGGCCCCCGAACATCCCGTTGCCGAGCGCACCGAAACCGACGGCGAGCCCGGCGTCGGTGACGATGCCGCCGTGCCGAGGGACGCGCCTCGCCGGGGGATCGTCGACGTCGGTCTTCCTGACCAGCACACGAGCACCGAGGCCGGCCAAGTCGCCGAAGCCGAGGCTGAGGCCGAGGCGGCCGAAGCCGAGGTCGCCGAGGCAGCCAAGACCGAAGAGCCCGCGGCACCCGAGGCCCCCGAAGCGCCGGAGCCCGAGCCCGCCGCGACCGCCCCCGAGGTGGAGGAGGTCGCACCGGCGGCGGGCCGGATGGAGCGGCTGCGCGGCAGGCTGTCGAAGTCCCGTTCGGCGCTGGGGCAGGGCCTGCTCGGCCTGCTCGGCGCCGGTGATCTGGACGAGGATTCCTGGCAGGACGTCGAGGACACCCTGTTGCTCGCCGACCTGGGAGCCGCGACGACGACGGAGATCGTCGAACGGCTGCGGACCGAGATGGCGACCAGGGCGGTGCGTACCTCGGCCGATGCGAGGGCGTTGCTGAGGGAAGTGCTGATCGACACGCTCGGTGCCGACACCGATCGCGCGGTGCGCGCGTTGCCGCACACCGGGCCGGAGGGGCGCAAGCAGCCCGCCGTCGTGCTGGTCGCCGGTGTCAACGGCACCGGAAAGACCACCACGACGGGCAAGCTCGCCAGGGTGCTCGTCGCGCAGGGAAGGCAGGTGCTGCTCGGCGCGGCCGACACGTTCAGGGCCGCCGCGGCCGAGCAGTTGCAGACCTGGTCGGAGCGCGTCGGCGCCGAGGTCGTTCGCGGCAAGGAGGGCGCCGACCCCGCCTCGGTCGCCTTCGACGCGGTGAAGCGGGGCATCGACTCCGGTGTCGACGCCGTGCTGGTCGACACGGCCGGTCGGCTGCACACCAAGACCGGCCTCATGGACGAGCTCGGCAAGGTCAAGCGGGTCGTCGAGAAGCAGGCCGAGGTCGACGAGGTGCTGCTGGTGCTCGACGCGACGACGGGGCAGAACGGGCTCGCGCAGGCGCGGGTGTTCTCCGAGGTCGTCGACGTCACCGGCATCGCGCTCACGAAGCTGGACGGCACCGCGAAGGGCGGCATCGTGTTCCAGGTCCAGCGCGAACTCGGTGTTCCGGTGAAGCTGGTCGGTCTCGGCGAGGGGCCCGACGACCTCGCCCCGTTCGAGCCGTCGGCTTTCGTCGACGCGCTACTGGACTGA
- a CDS encoding IclR family transcriptional regulator yields the protein MTPERSAGGGVQSLQRAFELLERLADAGGEASLSELATSSGLPMPTIHRLIRTLVALGYVRQNINRRYALGARLIRLGEHASLQFGTWARPLLAELVDEVGETANLAVLERDEVVYVAQVPSRHSMRMFTEVGRRLLPHGTGVGKAILATLPSEEVRALLGRTGMPAYTEHTHTDVDRFQRHLARIDKQGYALDESEQELGVRCVAVPIADAPTPTAISVSGPEGRLTKEAVTRIAPVVQRVATALSAQLAHRTSA from the coding sequence GTGACCCCCGAACGGTCAGCCGGTGGTGGAGTGCAGTCGTTGCAGCGGGCGTTCGAGCTGCTCGAACGCCTCGCGGACGCGGGAGGAGAAGCGAGCCTTTCCGAGCTGGCCACATCCTCCGGCCTGCCGATGCCGACCATCCACCGCCTCATCAGGACGCTCGTCGCGCTCGGCTACGTCAGGCAGAACATCAACCGGCGCTACGCGCTGGGGGCACGGCTCATCAGGCTCGGCGAGCACGCGAGCCTGCAATTCGGCACGTGGGCGCGACCGCTGCTGGCCGAACTGGTCGACGAGGTCGGCGAGACAGCCAATCTCGCAGTGCTGGAACGCGACGAGGTCGTCTACGTCGCGCAGGTGCCGTCCCGGCATTCCATGCGCATGTTCACCGAGGTCGGCCGCAGACTGCTGCCACACGGAACGGGAGTCGGCAAAGCCATCCTCGCGACCCTGCCCTCCGAGGAGGTGCGCGCGCTGCTCGGCCGCACCGGCATGCCCGCCTACACCGAGCACACCCACACCGACGTCGACCGGTTTCAGCGGCACCTCGCCCGAATCGACAAGCAGGGCTACGCGCTCGACGAGAGCGAACAGGAACTGGGCGTTCGCTGCGTCGCCGTGCCCATCGCGGACGCGCCGACGCCGACGGCCATCTCCGTATCGGGACCGGAAGGCAGGCTCACCAAGGAAGCGGTCACCCGCATCGCCCCGGTCGTGCAGCGCGTCGCCACCGCGTTGTCAGCGCAACTGGCACACCGCACCAGCGCCTGA